DNA from Candidatus Ishikawaella capsulata Mpkobe:
CAGCATTTGCTAAACATGTAGTAAAAATATCGTTCCCTGTTCTCCAAAATATATTAGCTGTGCAACATTCTATTACTTTACCTTGAGTATCCAGTACTAAAGCTTCATCTGCATCATCATGCAGATCAATATATGAACTAATCATAACTTGTTCTAAACGATTAAGATGCTTAATGCCAGCTAAAAGAGGATTACGTGCTAATTTTACAGGACTTAATACAAGTTTTACTCCTTGATCTCGTAAATTAGTATACGAAGGAAAAGGTAATAATGAAAGTATGCATGTGGTTTCATTACATTTACTAGGACTATAACCATATGCTCCAATACCACGACTAATAATTACTTTAAGAACCGCTTTATTATGATATGCAGCGGTTAATTTCATTTCAGTTTCTAATTTTTGCCAATCTGAGAATTTAATGATTAAACGATTACACGCTTGCTTTAATCTTGTTAAATGAGCCGTGATTTGTCGTACATTACCATTAATTACCGCCGCTGTAGTAAAGCAGCCATCTCCAAATTGAACAGCTCGATCACGAATATTTATCCACTGTATTTTTTTATTCTCAATCCACATAATTTATTTTTTGCCTTATATTATTTTTAATAACCTTTATTTATATAAAATATCTTAAATATAGCTAAGGTAAATATTCAATATATCGATATAATATTTGTATGATATAAATTTAAAAATAATGTGTTGAGAAGGTCTTTTACAATTAATTAAAGAATTTTTTAGAAAGATCAGGCGGATAAAAACCGCCTGAATGATATTTACTCAGATTTATTATGACTCTCAATATAATCAATAGCTGCCTGAACAGTAGTTATTTTCTCAGCTTCTTCATCTGGAATTTCAGTATCAAATTCTTCTTCCAGAGCCATTACAAGTTCCACGGTATCGAGAGAATCAGCGCCTAAATCTTCAACTAAAGACGCAGATGTAGTTACTTCGTCTTCTTTTAGTCCTAATTGTTCAGCAATAATTTTCTTGACTAGTTTTTCGATATCGCTCATACTATTTATTTTCCTATAAAAATTCTCTGGTGCAATTTTTTTTCGTAAAATATAAAAAATTGTAACAGAATTGTAAAATATTGAAACTATATTTCTGTTAAATTTGACATTTTTAATTAAAAATCCTTTTATACCATACACATACCACCATTAACATGTAATGTTTCACCAGTAATGTATGCGGCTTCATCAGAAGCTAAAAATGCTACTGCATTGGCAACTTCTTGTGTATTACCAAATCTACCTATTGGAATGCGTGCTAAAATATTATCTTGTTGAGTTTTGCGTAAGCTTTTTGTCATATCGGTTTTAATAAAACCTGGAGCGACCACATTTACGGTAATACCACAAGAAGCTATTTCATGTGCTAAGGCTTTGCTAAATCCAATGACACCAGCTTTCGATGCCGTATAATTTGTTTGACCTGTATTACCTATTATTCCAATAACTGAACTAATATTAATAATTCGCCCATTTCGTTTTTTTATCATAGAACGTACTACAGCTTTAGAAATTCGAAAAACCGATGATAGATTAATTTCTAGAACATCCTGCCAATCATCTTCTTTCATGTGTATTAATAAGTTATCTCGAATAATACCAGCATTATTAACCAATATATCTATCTCTCCAAATCTATTACGAATGTTATTAATCGTCCTTATGATAGAATTTGGATCATTCATATTCAAAACTACTCCTTGAACATTGTCATACAAATTATTAATTGCTTTCGCTCTAATTTCAGTAGTTGCAGTTCCAATCACTTTCGCCCTACGCGCAGCAAGAGTATTAACGATAGCTTTCCCAATGCCGCGACTTGCTCCAGTAACTAAAGCTATCTTTCCCATTAAACTCAACTTGTATCTCCTATATTTTATTTACAGCTGTTTCTAGAGAAAGTAAATCATTTACTGAAATTGCTGTAACTTTATTTGTTAAAGATTTATTTAGGTTAGTCAGAACTTTTCCTGGGCCAATTTCAAATAATGTATAAATCCCTTGAGAAGTTATAAATTCTATAGTTTCTACCCACCGGATAGGGTTATATAATTGACGGATAAGAGCGCTACGAATAGCATGTCCTGAAGTTTCAACAATAGCATCCACATTATTGACTACTGGTATCGTAGGTAATTTAAAATGAACTTGTTCCAGGATTTTAGCTAATTTATTAGCTATTGGTTTCATTAATATACAGTGTGAAGGAACACTAATGGGTAAAGTTAAAATCCTTTTAGCACCGGCCTTGAGACACGCCATACTAACACGTTCAACTTCTTCACGATGACCTCCTATTACAATTTGCTTTGAAGAATTAAAACTGACAGGAGATACTACTTTTTCTTTGGAGTTTTCTCTACATATACGAGAAACAGATTCTTTATCTAAGCCAATGATGACCTGCATTTTACCGATTCCTTCCGGCACCTCCTGTTGCATTAAATAACCACGTAAGGCTACTAATTTAAGAGCATCAGAGAAATTTATTACATTTGCGCATACTAGTGCTGAGTATTCTCCTAAACTATGACCCGCTAATATAGATGGTTCGCGATAACATTGTTGTTTCCAAACACGATAAATAGCTATAGATGAGGTAAGCAATGCTGGTTGAGTTTTATATGTTTTATTTAATTCTTCTAACGGACCATTCTGTACTAGATGCCATAAATCATATCCTATTACTTTAGAAGCTTCTCCAAAAGTTGTCTTCACTATAGAAAAAATCCTAGCTAATTCTGCTAACATACCTAATGATTGGGATCCTTGTCCGGGAAAAACAAAAGCAAAATTAACCATATTTAAATTCCTAGTAATCAAAGATAAATAATGTTATATCTATATAAAAACATTGAAAAGTACTAGAATCAATATGGTCCTGATAATATAACGTATTATTTTAGCAATAGTTAATACCTGAAATTAGCTAATTACTATGATAGCAGAATTATTTTTTTATTAAAATTTCTTACATAATATAAGCCAGATCTTTTAAAGATCTGGCTATCAGATGATTTATATTTATGAATTTGCTTTTACTATAAATAAAATGTTTTATTGGCTATTAATATGCAAATGGATGAAATATATGCGGTGGATTTTAAAGGTAATATTACTTATCTAGTCTAGAAAAATAAACAAATTTATATCATAAACGATTAAAATGGATTAACAATATATAACTAAAGCAAATTTTAACCATAATTATGCTAATAGCATGACAAACATATAGCAATATATAGTAGCTGTTTTAAAAATATCGAATTGATACTTATTGCAGTTTAATGCGACGAGAGGGTATATCCTTATCATTCAGGAACTTATACAAATACAATCCTGAAAACATCATTAGCATTTTTGGAAAATACTATATATTTTATCAAACCTGTAATATTTTACTATTATAGAATATAACAGTAAGTTATATATTTACGTTATGTAGCCACTAAGCTTATATGGGTATTATCTCAAATTATCATAAAATATATATCAGTAATGTTTCAAAAGTCCCTAGCTGGAAACTAAGTGAAGTAACAATTTCATCAAATTTAGTATTTGAAGATATTCATTTATCACACTGCATGCATGAACACATAAAGTAATTACATGCATGATAAAAGTATTCAATGCATCGAACAAATTTTTTAAAAATCAATAACATATTGAATATGTCTATAAAAATATGAAATCGTTATATTAATACAATATAATTATTTTGAAAGTATTTTCTGTCCACGATAATATCCTTTTTTAGTAAGATGATGACGTATATGTATTTCCCCTGAAACCTTATCTACCGATATTTTTGAAATAGTTAGTGCATCATGTGAACGACGCATTCCTCGCTTGGAACGAGTAGTTTTATTTTTTTGAACAGCCATGTACCTATTCTCCTATGAAATATTTATAACATTCTTTCTGTATTCACTAGAGTGAATAGTAGCACTCAATTGTAGCATATAAGTAATTTTGTTTAAATACATACGTATGTAAATTAGGTTTAATATTTTAATTTATCTCATAATTTTATGAATTTTGATTACGTAAATTAATGAGACAATTTTGCAAATTTTTATCTAGTGGAGCATGAAATTTCAATAATTGTCCACTATGTGGATGTTTAAATTTCATAAAATGAGCATGTAAAAACATACGATTTAGACCAGTTTTTATAATTTTTTTATCAAAATTTGACAAACCATACCTATTATCAAAAGCAATTGGATGTCCGAGATAAGAAGTATGAATACGTATCTGATGAGTTCTGCCCGTAATTGGGCGTACTTTTAATAAAGTAGCATCATTGAAATATTCCTCTACACTGAAATGTGTTTCTGAAGCTTTGCCATGAATATCAAT
Protein-coding regions in this window:
- the pabC gene encoding aminodeoxychorismate lyase, which translates into the protein MWIENKKIQWINIRDRAVQFGDGCFTTAAVINGNVRQITAHLTRLKQACNRLIIKFSDWQKLETEMKLTAAYHNKAVLKVIISRGIGAYGYSPSKCNETTCILSLLPFPSYTNLRDQGVKLVLSPVKLARNPLLAGIKHLNRLEQVMISSYIDLHDDADEALVLDTQGKVIECCTANIFWRTGNDIFTTCLANAGVDGTMRRFLLNEMEHLGKICKIVSVEIESLISADEIIICNALMPILPVIKLEDRIYDSRELFNLLVDICKKA
- the acpP gene encoding acyl carrier protein, translating into MSDIEKLVKKIIAEQLGLKEDEVTTSASLVEDLGADSLDTVELVMALEEEFDTEIPDEEAEKITTVQAAIDYIESHNKSE
- the fabG gene encoding 3-oxoacyl-ACP reductase FabG; the protein is MSLMGKIALVTGASRGIGKAIVNTLAARRAKVIGTATTEIRAKAINNLYDNVQGVVLNMNDPNSIIRTINNIRNRFGEIDILVNNAGIIRDNLLIHMKEDDWQDVLEINLSSVFRISKAVVRSMIKKRNGRIINISSVIGIIGNTGQTNYTASKAGVIGFSKALAHEIASCGITVNVVAPGFIKTDMTKSLRKTQQDNILARIPIGRFGNTQEVANAVAFLASDEAAYITGETLHVNGGMCMV
- the fabD gene encoding ACP S-malonyltransferase; this encodes MVNFAFVFPGQGSQSLGMLAELARIFSIVKTTFGEASKVIGYDLWHLVQNGPLEELNKTYKTQPALLTSSIAIYRVWKQQCYREPSILAGHSLGEYSALVCANVINFSDALKLVALRGYLMQQEVPEGIGKMQVIIGLDKESVSRICRENSKEKVVSPVSFNSSKQIVIGGHREEVERVSMACLKAGAKRILTLPISVPSHCILMKPIANKLAKILEQVHFKLPTIPVVNNVDAIVETSGHAIRSALIRQLYNPIRWVETIEFITSQGIYTLFEIGPGKVLTNLNKSLTNKVTAISVNDLLSLETAVNKI
- the rpmF gene encoding 50S ribosomal protein L32, with protein sequence MAVQKNKTTRSKRGMRRSHDALTISKISVDKVSGEIHIRHHLTKKGYYRGQKILSK